The genomic segment cagtggaaacgggctataataaacatgaaaacactgtaaaatgctttcatttgtgtgtgaaaatgtgaaaTCAATAACTGCAACTATAATTAAAGAATTGATCTCTCTCTATTTTACATCTTTCTCCAAGCATACAAAGTAGTAGTATAAAAAGCACGCTAAGAAATTGGAAGTTGTGGGTAATAGGTTAGGTCCACTAACTGGGACTCAAGCTCACGATACCCAAAGTGTAGTGGTTCTATAATATCCCtttgaaataaaattttatatttattatttattaataaaaaatcctcctttaataatgttattaattattattattattattattattattattaagtaggatagtctattatttatttattttttgttttttaaaaagtctacATTTACAATTTGACAAATGCAAACCAGTGCAGAAATGTTCTGACCAACATGCCCGTGTCATATAAAGTAcggatacttaataaataacctactataaattaaaagataaaTGTATGGtacgttttttgttttcacaagctttggagacgtaacataaattccgctttttaataataggtcacctatgaCTTCATCATGAGCCAcgggctgtgttcaaaatgacatgtTATCAAAGTGCACTatgaagggagcgcaattgtcagtatgaagattgctaaaactgaactgtaaaaataatttgaaagcaaattacacctaaaagtgtgactttttaatgttttttttttttaaataaaatcattccaagtttaaatgttagaatgttctgaAAACAAATAGGGCATAGAGGGGATAATTGTGAATAGAACACAGCCTGGaactgtttctaactacagctctagaggtgtagttacaAGTGTCCAATTTTGCtatgcagtttgtgaatgttcgttGGAATGATTTTGGaaaaaccaaatcaacaaactatgtaaTGAcacaacttgcaaccttagttgagTAACAATGGCTTTCGGAAACGCACCTCTGCATGGATATTTCCATAAACTCTAGTAAAGTCATTGTtacatcatacctgccaacactaccGTTTTTCAGACCCATCCCCcatattgttctgtctcccggaaaactcttGGAATTTCACTCCCCACCCCCCTTGGTTGtaatacccactgcgccaccgtgatgccctcaAAGCAACtgaacttgttttatttatttgctttctacaagaacaggggtccgttcttcgtacgtggattactcagttagctggatttaaatattgacgatttgacacgatccaggatcgtttcgttcttcaaagctgatccgagagttgttgtcatggcaacagttctgctaggtcaaacctgatcgggagcaggttcaattcatataaacaggattagatcggctcagttcaagcaaagataatacagtaagtatgttccgaattctgatattttcttacagtagtagttatatacacttgggaaaatggtacatattttttaactatatatataaagttaaagtcattaataaaataaataaagttatacatattaataaaacatatgcaatctgcaccctcgaaatgaacaaagactgccatctggtggtgcaaagagaaaacttactggtatgaactttttagatcgcttagtacaaattgtgtataatagaaatgcacaatatgtgacttttttttaaagcaataatacatttatgcagtcataaacatgttttgatagttaatatgccagtgattgatgcttcacaaaagttgcagacacctttaccaatatgaaaatgcttttgtaaacaaccagttattctttacaccgattaaaaaacggatactattataaagaaaatcttttttaaatgtagaactaaatacattgatttgcattgaaatacatgatgaatacccttgtcttgacaaatgaaagtgtaaagcctgcagctcacaacaaatgtggaaagttcttgcgtgtcatattaaacaaaccgtttactgctaatttgatgtaattttgctcacatggataattgaatattaatcagatgatgtcattacgctgctgtgccgtcagccaatcattgcattgctgatcatgatttcgaggatcgatagatctgtccttcacaacacacgcagcgattttagatcagttcatccagacattctaatctaattcgcgaacttgtttgaagaaccaaattagcgagagatcagttatcaagattaaaagatccaggatctgccaaataatcttagatcatttaagcgaggtacgaagaacggaccccaggtgttGGAGGTGTTTTGCCTCTCATCCTAGTGAGTTTCCCAGTTCTATGTTGACAAGAAACCCCTAATCCTCAAAGGACTTGATTGCCTGATTCCTGGAAAGTTCAGCACTGACTAAAGTATCGTAATTAATGTCAAGACAGCCCTTTGAAAGGTAAATATGTAGCCAATGCTATTTTACACTCTATTGAAAACTGCTGATTATTGTTGCTGAGTCATACACGTCAGTGCTGTTGCTTGAATCTCTAAGGTAATAGATTCTAACCTTGTCTCACTAATCCCCTGCAATTACAGAGAATATTGAATATGGATctgcataataaaatatatatattttaattataaaaaaaaaaaaacttgggtgGCAACAGCTATTGTAAGAAACACTTAAAATGCAGGCTTTATTCCCCCAAGTGCAAAAGGACACTAATGACCATTAAGCCTCTCAAATTGTTTTTCCTACCCATACTCCAGAACTGATTAGCTGGTCATTGGATAATTGAGGTCTTTAGGTAAGTATGTCTCAGATTACAAAGAGGACAAATTAAACCcatccaatcccaattctacttttTTACTCTTCCACGTTCCTGTGAAAGGGTAGGGGCATCCAAAGACTCATTCGTGTTATAGTCCCTCAAATGAAGACTTCATAACTACACTACAAACTAGGGTTGTCATAATACTGCAATTTGGTACCAATACTgaaatttcccgctaacatttgagcagtGCTAGGCATGTTCTTAACaaggtttcaagagttcacacttagctgatgattaattataaaagcttgtttggcatgctgtcaggTAGatttcgagaactcccctgctgtagtaaccaatgaacagtaagtgattgctcttgaagataactacgtactagaagcatatctatggtgccaatttggattagtcaattaatttaattgcatgtttttaggcggtgggaggaaaccggggaacccaggggaaacccacgtgagcacggggagaagtgcaaagtccacacagaaatgtctgctggtttggtaaagcctggaaccagagacattcttgctgtgaggcaacagtgctacgcactgggccaccgtgtcacccatttaagaaggaggagtaggggtggaagaggggactTTTCTAAACAAAGATAGCAGCGGAATGAAACCTAGGGTATTtgtagtagtttaggagtcatctgattggagcgtggtgaattggataatgcggatccagccgctagcaatcataagcacgtgatcctctcgaaattagtttagaaataaacttcacttaatagtttagaatttttcattagttttagtttagtttttttttcactttgactttttgtttttaaattcagtcaCTTTTGATTAGTTTAATGCCGTGTTTACACCAGATGTAAAACACacggataaattgcgctattcgcgtGTAAATAGCTGCttcaacatttgagtttactcgcttcattcacgcgtcaaatccgcttcatttgcgtgtcaaatttGCTTCAAGGAGAATTTCCCCCAGGCaatgcgtttgcattgacttaacatgtaaatcactcacgcttgatgcacgttccgcgtctggtgtgaacgcagcattagaggcagatttactagtttttattagtttctatattttgaaattgcttagaTTTCACTcttaaggcctgtgcacaccAAGACGTTTTTAGCTTTTTAGTCAATGTTtaatgcctcgtgactaaataaagggcgtaatgtgatcgtgcacaccaaaaGGGAAGTCGTAAAAGCGtaattttttaaagaaacgcTTCATGCTCATTTTTTGGTTTTGACGTGCTGTCAAAACCTTTACCACCAATCCGGTTGGCACTTTTGTTCCCTGTCACGACTGGGTCTGTCATGACTgggtcagtgaccacctgagggcgctgtagttcatcGGACACCTAGTAgaaactacagcgcccaaaagaGACTACAAATCCATACATACCACGCCCATACACCAGAACATATACACTGATTGTATTCACAGCTGTCTCTGTTTTCTGTTGAtaatctggactatatattccatCATGCCACCACTGTTTGTCATGGCGTCGTTGTCTTTCTTGTCCGAGTTATTCCAGCAAGTCTTGTCTACCGAGTTTGTTATTCTGATCTTGTTCTTGTATTTTGCAATAGTctagtttgtgttttatttgtcttATTGTCTGCTTTCCAGTAGTCTAGTTTTTCGAGTTTGTTTTTCCTGAGCCTTGTCTCTGATTTAGTTTcttgttgtgttgtttatttgCTACTTTGTTTTTTGATCTCCTTGTTTCTCTGttgatgcactgtaaataaatctccACTTGGATCAGCACTTTTTTGtttcctgttttgatcacgcttAACGTGACATTGCcttgcacggagctgctgaagttacagtaaacagtaaACTTACaggcgctcaagtgcaaaactgtcaatgcgagcgcacattgaaaaagatgcccagaggcgatataaaCATGAAGCTGATTATTGCACTtgtaaacaataatcatttcttcatcgctagagctggagctgctacttgaaccatccataacaacaagcgtgtcaacttcttctgtgttacaagtgggtgtcagaagcttaaagttgtttggcgccatctaacgtcaaggagtgattttgcatactccaCTGCTTGACCCCAGTGAAAATCACTTGGGTTTGAAtgagggatgctcatttcggttaattttgctaaccgacaaccgccgctcattaatcggttattaacggttaactggtcagattactattaattttatattaaacaaataaaactgacTATTTTGTGTCCGACAAAGTAAATATTGCAtgttaaaatactgatttatttttatatgctagcatattaataacagaacacaaCAACAGAGcatttcacgcacctgcagtgtttagcacagaaaaacagaataaactaaataaaataaataaaataaataggactgccctaaattattttcacttaaataattaatttatattacaaaacgaaaatactgactgattctttttaataaccggcacatattataataataacagcggggcattaaataaatgcatattttccatggagcgggcaatttgaggaagtcagctatttttatttgtcggaagaaaaaaaaacagctgacttcctcaaattgcccgctccatggaaaatatgcatttatttaatgccccgctgttattattataatcacaaaacctttttacatttttaatagaaatcattattttaaagaatatatcCTGATGtatggtttcctttctctccctcgcggttcaagcgTGCGGTGCGTGATGAAAATACAACAACACACGcacatatgtagactttttgtaaacagttttgttgtttaaatatgatattgcattaatgtgcatacatgctttataagctgtaaaataaaaggtaaagcctatttgttgcgtttatgacgcagatccaggtcaacatcaatgctttttttggcatcaacacgtctatttcaaacagcaatattcttcttccattttgcttctttggcaaatgtgtctgtaggcacgggttatacgttatcgtcgcGCAAAGTTAAGTATGTCTTGTAGTTGAACAAGTGGCCAGCCACAGCTAACgtgctttttttttattccaaaaatgcaaggcgcacctcactgactttatgttgacaaggaaaaaaaaaagagaagaaagtgCGGtgctcttatgaaacgactgcatcagctgggtatcgattgtgcaaaagtgttgctgtctatgttgttacaattgtaatatttaataatattgtgatattcagcatttgtacattcatccagctctggataacttaaaacagcgattagacctttagagcggcattaatgcgtcctgaagtaaagcgaaacggctataaactccaacaAGATAGAGTGATTACAGAGATATacagagtcatactttatctttaaataaagtataactatagaaactgtgttcatcttaactgaaagcttctgcgtgtttgctgggCTCACGCATCGCGCaactgtcagtcagtcagcacgtaaccccaaaggattaaacaatagtgcacagcactatacggttacagaaaagtttgcgctgttataatccacttacctttccATGCGTTTTGATGctattataatccgctattaaaaacaacaacaacaacaataactgaatgttttgaatgggtaatgtagccgtggcgggatgcattttgtTCCCCGctatgaaagaatgaatgtagcgaaaaccaagctctttaaaagttctctgtagttgtcttgacaacacaaactgctgctctgggatgagccgcacgtgcaaaagatgcccctcttaacgcaaaggcgcattcaatcggccccttatgcattcaaactaaaaatatataaaataataattttaatcgtttaactgatagcattaatcggtcacaaacgcaccctttcggttaatggttaatcgattattttgagcatccctagtttgAATCTGGAAAAACTTCTTGAAAAACGCTTACAATAAACGTAAacaaaagcgtcccggtgtgcacGAGCCGTATATGGGTATTTGAAAGAATGCTGGTAGAGTATGAAGAACTTGACAGGAGAAATGGTCAAAATGTGACagtagctttgtttccatccaaaattGCGAATTTACTTCATCGAAAAACTAGAATGATGCATAAAAGACATGTGAAtgaagcagcatttccatccaatgagtcacgGAAAACAAAACCATCACTTCCTGTTTAACTATCACTTTACATTGATTAACTAACACATccccaaatatcaacagtaaaaactaaatttgctgctgtaggagaagctgcgtgagttttttctttttttaataaatgacttgcagcTAAAAAGACGAATGTTGACACCCAATGAGTGCATGCTTGAGACATAAAGCACAGATGCtattgacagttctggaggtcattaataatataaaaacaccaatactgaaatggttaagacattttagaatgaccaaaacaacatttcagatgttttataatgcggtcagcctgctggtttatctattcacacacatttttatcatcacattatCCCTCACAAAAATCACatcatctttttttaatgcacatactgaaatttgttcagtaaaggtgtttccatcatagttcatGCGCATCTTtacttatcgaataaaaagtttatcctactcagttatgcgcatacattttttatgcgctttttcaaaatgtatgcgcatctttgAGTTTTCAACAACCGATCAACCAACAtgtgcataaaataggtggatggagacGTAGCTATTGACACGATAAGCAGTTCAACACAGTGATGAAAATGCACCTCCACATCACTCTGAATGACCTCAGTGGGTAGGTCACAGTAATACATTTTCAATGGTAGGTCTACCATACATCCATCCCCATGGGTTCTAGATACATGGAGCACAGATTGAGGATTACTCGTCAGACAACACACATAACAAAGTATGTAAATACTGAAACAATATGGGATGCATCCTGACTTTGCAGATGTCTATTTCCCTTTCAGAACAATACTCCAGTCCATAGGGCATACACTGCAGTCATTTGCAGACTACCTTAAACTTCTGTTCAGCAAACTCCAGGGTCCAAGACACAGACAAAGGCTGAGAGAAATTATTGGTTGCACATCGGTAAGCTTGAGTTCCTGGCCTTGAAGTGGGGAGTCTGTGAAAACTTAAGAGAAGTATTTTTTATGCCCAGCACTTTACAATGTGCACTGACAAGAACTGCTGGTGTAAGTGATGAGCATGGCTAAGCTGAATGTGGTGGCCCATCAATGGATTGCAGAGCTGTCTGACTTCCAGTTTGACATCAAATATTGGCCAGGATGAGTTAACATTGAAGCTGATACTCCCCCTGGATATTGAAGCTGTTGAACCAAAATTGTTTGGGAACTGAGAGTTTCAACCCGGTGTAGCAGTCGATTCTGTTCCCTTCTGGAATTCCAGTTCCCCCTCTACGAAGCGTATCCGCTAACAGCGTATGCGGACACACCCAAACACAACTGGATGTACAGAAAGCGAAAAGGGACAAAAGTGTTGGCAATGCTTTTTATGTCTTGCAGTGTCAAAGTAGCGCAATAAAATCAATCTTACACTTCCATTACATATTACCTGTGGTTCTTGTTtgcatttttagctttttttaatgtcttagTTTATGCACCCTAATTTAATATTgcatgtaggcctacagttatGTTAGTCCTCTAGACACATGTGTCCCAGTATGTGCCccagtgtttgtgtgcgtgcgcgcgtacatatataatatttgttataataattgtttacaattaattattcaattaatgaATTATCAGTGAAGCTATAAATTGGGAACATGGCCATAACACATTGTCACTTGATAGTCACACCAATTTGTATTGCTGGTGGTTACTCTCTGACTCAAACAACAATAATGAATCCAAAAATGTATGAACAAATTATGAACTATAAACAGCAAGGCACATACCCTGTTGGTATAAAGAAGGAGCAAAAATATATTATACGCAGGCGTTCTTCCAACTTCCAAATTGATGGTAAGCAAAGTACTTTTGAGttaagatttaaaaatatttattcataaaagaattaaataacaataatgctGTTTGAATAGATGGAAAACTTTACcacctttcaaaaaaaaaaatgacgtgGAGTTAAAAAAACAAGTGGTTGTTGGGGAAAATGAAGCAAATGAAATTTTTCAAGATTTTCATGCAAGCTCCCATGGAGCACACTGTGGAACGGAGAAAACAAAACTTGCCATTTCAGCCAGATTTTACTGGCCTGGAATGGGGGTGGATATTGATAAATGGGTaagatttaaataatttctttcaAACTTGTTATGAGATCTTAATGGATTGTTTCTCATTTGCTTATTTCTGATTTTCAGgtataatattttagttttttttctttctgaccATGTGTaaaatttaataacaaaatgggTCTTGCATGCTTTTAGCAAGTTGTGtaattatatatagttatatagttgtCTAATATTGTGTTCATTTATATTTAGGTGGACCCAGCAAAATATGATGTGTTGTTGGGTATTGTCAATGAATGTCACCACTGGTTTTTCATGGTAAATGCTTCTGATTTGAAAACGGACTCTTCTTGAAACTTTCCCTATtctcaagttttttattttttgttaaatctaGGCTATATACCCAGCCCAAAGAAAAGCTCTTCTTCTTGATTCTCTTGGAGAGACTGAGGTGAAGAAAAAGAAGTGTTTGGAAATGGCAAGGTATTATAATTCGGCATAATCTGATATTGGAAGttaactgacagacagacagaaaaaaaaaaaaaaaaaaaaacctttttgcaGCGCAATTATGAAGAAACTTCCAGTTTCACATTGGGTGTGTGAAACACTGCCTCACCCACATCAAAAAGATGGAACATCATGTGGTGTGTTTGCGTTGAAGGTATGTGTCATTGACcatatgaaatattaataaaatttggattgtttatttatttttgtttttgtccagTTTGCAGAATACATCCTTATAGAGAATGAAATTGACTTCTGCAGTGCACCACAAGAAGTGAAACGACTCCGATTAGAGATTGCATCAACACTTCTTGACCAATCTGGTATGTTTTTATTCGTTTTTAACTTGAAAATTTTCAGTGCGTTAATGCATTTTCAGAACTAACTTAAAATTCACAAAAGAAATTTAAACAGCTCATTTTATCTCATAGATGATCTAAGTGACCTGTGTCACTTTTGTGGGGAGGCAGAGACATTTGATCAATCTGAGAATGTTCTCTGGGTAACAacattatttgtcttttttttttgtaaatgcattgtaagcaagttttatttatttatttttttaatcatagcATATGATTGAATAACACCCCCTCTCTATTTTTAGATTTCCTGTGACCAATGTGGGCGATGGTTCCACGTGGCCTGCGTTAATAATCCAGCAACAGAAGCAGACTACAAATGCTTttcctgtaaataaaaaaatgaaaatgtaaaaacgtttattttcttgtttatctCTTTGGAAATTGCTATGGTATACCTGCTGTAAATTTGTCTCTAAAATGTAAACCTGTGTATGGCAAACATGCTGTCTAAAATAAAATTCCGCTTAAGGAATAAGGGAAAACCTTCTAGATTACGTTGAGAAACTTAATTTTCAGATTCGCGAAAAATACGAACTTTAAGAACCACTCTGCTTCCCGTACATCCAGTTGTGCTTCCCGGGTACGTTGTTTGCGATCATACGTATGGTGCCTCGGCAACAACGCAAACCATGTAGTTTAATTGCGTAAAGGGGAACAGACATTCCGAGGGGAACAGAATCGACTGCTACACGGAAATGACCATTGTATCAAATGAAAAAGAGCTGAAGTCAGAACATAGCTTGCAGTTTCAtaagcagaagccagcttcaacacttgcAAAGAGTTTGTTGGCCACTCTGCttacaatttaaaaa from the Danio rerio strain Tuebingen ecotype United States chromosome 17, GRCz12tu, whole genome shotgun sequence genome contains:
- the LOC141378420 gene encoding uncharacterized protein isoform X1 is translated as MAIYPAQRKALLLDSLGETEVKKKKCLEMASAIMKKLPVSHWVCETLPHPHQKDGTSCGVFALKFAEYILIENEIDFCSAPQEVKRLRLEIASTLLDQSDDLSDLCHFCGEAETFDQSENVLWISCDQCGRWFHVACVNNPATEADYKCFSCK
- the LOC141378420 gene encoding lysine-specific demethylase 5B-B-like isoform X2, with the protein product MKKLPVSHWVCETLPHPHQKDGTSCGVFALKFAEYILIENEIDFCSAPQEVKRLRLEIASTLLDQSDDLSDLCHFCGEAETFDQSENVLWISCDQCGRWFHVACVNNPATEADYKCFSCK